The following proteins come from a genomic window of Dysidea avara chromosome 12, odDysAvar1.4, whole genome shotgun sequence:
- the LOC136240908 gene encoding uncharacterized protein — MAIPQDILDTLDVVQEKTFTGIKNQDYDMLENTFTEDCTFIPPGSIPLKGRAAVTLAAKGMNKMGVSEIKITKKEKAIPMGEYIFTTGESVMLDKDSKVLDEPYFAQIWRRDEDGVWRHLFEMLNSQIPPKPPSS, encoded by the exons ATGGCCATACCTCAAG ATATTTTGGATACCCTTGATGTGGTACAAGAGAAGACTTTTACTGGGATTAAAAATCAGGATTATGACATGCTTGAGAACACCTTCACTGAAGACTGTACATTTATTCCACCTGGCAGCATACCACTTAAAGGACGAGCTG CTGTGACACTAGCAGCCAAGGGAATGAATAAAATGGGAGTTTCTGAAATTAAGATTACTAAAAAAGAAAAGGCAATACCAATGGGAGAATACATCTTCACTACAGGAGAAAGTGTTATGCTAGACAAAGACAGTAAAGTATTGGATGAACCCTA ctTTGCCCAAATTTGGCGCAGGGATGAAGATGGAGTATGGCGTCACCTGTTTGAGATGCTCAACAGTCAGATCCCTCCTAAACCTCCCAGCAGTTAG